DNA from Streptomyces sp. NBC_01260:
TCCTGGCCTGCCAGGCGACGTTGACGGGGAGCTCCTCCAGTTCGGCGAGGAGCCGGGCGTAGTCGTCGCACTCGATGACGTGGAACAGCTCGGTTCCGCTGCGCCAGATCGTCCAGGAGGTGGCGCCCGCCGCGCGGATCGCGCGGGTCAGCTCGGCCGGGACCTCGCGGTGCGCGGCCTCGTACTGAGCTATGCGGTCCGCGCGGACCTTGGTGTGCAGGGCGATACGCATGTCAGTTTCCGTTCTCGGTCAGCAGGCCCTCGTCGCGCAGCTCGTCCCAGAGGTCGTCGGGGACCGGCTTGCGCAGCAGCGCGGCGGCGTCACGCACCTCGTCCGGGGAGCGGGTGCCGACGAGCACGCCGGCGACGGCGGGGTGGGTGAGCGGGTAGTGCAGTGCGGCGGCGCGCAGCGGCACGCCGTGGCCCTCGGCGACCGCCTTCAGACGCAGGGCCCGGTCCAGGAGCTTCAGGGGCGCGGCGGCGTAGTCGTACGTCGCGCCGGGGCGCGGGTCGGCGAGGAGGCCGGAGTTGAAGACCCCGCCGACGACGACGCTGCGGCCGCGAGCCGCGGCGGCGGGCAGCAGATCGGTCAGGGCGGACTGGTCGAGGAGGGTGTAGCGGCCGGCACAGAGCACCACGTCGGCGTCGGTGTCGCGGACGAAGCGGGTGAGCATCGCGGTCTGGTTCATGCCGGCCCCGATGGCGCCGATCACGCCCTCCGCGCGCAGCTTCTCCAGTTCCGGATAGGCCTCGTGGAAGGCGGCTTCCGCGTGGTCGTCCGGGTCGTGCAGATAGGCGATGTCGATGCGGTCGAGGCCGAGCCGCTGCAGGCTGTCCTCGATGCTGCGACGGACACCGGCGGCGCTGAAGTCCCAGCGGCGGCGGTGGGTGGCCCGTACGGCGAAGCCCTCGGAGAGCCCCTCGGACTGCTCGGGACCGCCGTCGGGCAGCGGGTCGAGCACCCGGCCGACCTTGGTGGACAGGACGTACGAGTCGCGGGGGCGGGCCCGCAGCGCCTCGCCGAGCCGTCGCTCGGAGAGGCCTAGCCCGTAGTGCGGGGCGGTGTCGAAGTAGCGGATGCCCTCGTCCCAGGCGGCGTCGACGGCGGCCGCGGCCCGCTCCGGTTCGACGGCGCT
Protein-coding regions in this window:
- a CDS encoding L-rhamnose mutarotase; translated protein: MRIALHTKVRADRIAQYEAAHREVPAELTRAIRAAGATSWTIWRSGTELFHVIECDDYARLLAELEELPVNVAWQARMDELLDVTHDYSSDGAEAGLPVAWEL
- a CDS encoding aldo/keto reductase produces the protein MRRNRLGNSAVEVTELSFGAAAIGNLFSAVEPERAAAAVDAAWDEGIRYFDTAPHYGLGLSERRLGEALRARPRDSYVLSTKVGRVLDPLPDGGPEQSEGLSEGFAVRATHRRRWDFSAAGVRRSIEDSLQRLGLDRIDIAYLHDPDDHAEAAFHEAYPELEKLRAEGVIGAIGAGMNQTAMLTRFVRDTDADVVLCAGRYTLLDQSALTDLLPAAAARGRSVVVGGVFNSGLLADPRPGATYDYAAAPLKLLDRALRLKAVAEGHGVPLRAAALHYPLTHPAVAGVLVGTRSPDEVRDAAALLRKPVPDDLWDELRDEGLLTENGN